CTATTAAAAGTAGTACTTAGCATAGTCTTACCAGGTTAACCAATAGAGTATCAACCATTGAGGTTCCTGTGGTACGCAAAAGATGCTTGTGTAAAAGAACCTATGCATATAAGAGAAGCTATAATAAATTCGATACTTATGAACAAAAGGAGAAACTACTAAGTAATGGAGCTGGATAACTTACCGAAGTTGATTGATCATCTTCAAACAAATCGAGGGCTTTTTCATAAAGCTGCATATTCAAAAACGACTGCAACAGAATATCAGAAATTAAATCCAATCACAATATAGTATATGACTTCTCCAAAACAAAAGGAAATAAATATTCACGTATGCAGCTGAGTttaaacaaagaaagaaaacagaAGCACACGTACGGCGGGCAGAATGAACAATGGCAAACACAAGATTTTACACAAGCAACTTTTTTTGTAAGTGGGTTAGGCTCTAGGACTATGTTGGTTTTAAGGCTTTACTTCCTATCTCAAATTGACATTTACCTTGTATTATTTTTATGAGGTGTCGGCCtattttatataagattttgtttGTAAGGAAAATGTATTTACACACACATATCCAATGTTCATTAAAGTGGGAGTAGCCATGACTATCCATAGCTTACCTCATCAAGTTTCTTTTGCAAATTATCAAGTAGTTTTTTCATGTTTTGGGAATTATCAGTGAAAGCAGCCTTTCTTCTTTCCTTCCATGAATTTAGGAGCAAAGGTCTCAGATGTCTTGCTAAAGGCAAAAGAATCATCTCCGGGTCATCCAGACCTGCGGTGGAGCAAATGGAAATTAGAGTGTAAATGCAGTTACGAATGGATCGCTAGACAGCTATAATACTCTGAGAAAAGAGAGATACTTGCAGTCCAATGCCTTTCGGTGATCTAATTTACaaaatagccagcaaatgtatagtTTTTGTATattaagtgtgtgtgtgtgtgtatatatatacacacacatataatatacataataagtTCATATgctttgtatattttggctagcgccTGTAATTAATTCTGGCCGAGGGGACAAAAATGAAAAGAACTCTAATCACACTGTACCTTGTTCTTCAAAGTCAGGATTGAGAGATGTGATCTTCTGAATTACCCATTCTTCGGAAATAGCAAGGCTGTCCTCATCCTTTCTAGCACCTGATGACGTTTGTGAGCCAGATGACACCTTACCTTTCCTCTGACTTTTCTTAGATTTACTAGGGGCAGATTCCTGGTAATCTGCCCCTGTTTCAGCTTGCGCCGTCTTAGTATTCCCAGATgattttccttttttcttcttaGATCCTTTCTCCGATGCCTGTTTGCTGATACCAGCATCACTGCTTGTCTCATTTACTTCACTGGTGCTATTATCACGAGACTCATCTACAGGCCCAGCACCGACAAGCCCTGGAATGCTTAATGTTTCCATCTCTTTTTCCATCCGATCAAACAGATCCTATTAAGAAATTTAACCCAAAAAAAGAGACAAGATTGAGATATTAGAACTTCCACAGAAGGTTAGCGATATAACCTTTGAATTGAAATCAGATTTTTAAAATAAACTGCCAATAACTTTTAGAGAGTGCAAATTATTACCTTGACAAAGCCGTTGCTAAAAATATATGAATCCCCCAAGATAAGTGCTTTATTCGACTGAAAAGCAAAACCAAGATTGTGAGATCACATGACGTGAGAAAAGAATGCATTCTCTATAAATTGTCAGTGCACGATTCTCATGCACAATCCAAATGCTACATAGGTTTGCATTATCCCACAAGAAAAGGTTGCAAAAAATAAGCACGCATATGAGAATCACTTGTACACGAAGTACAAAAAGGATAAAACCTAAGAAGCATGCGTACAAGAGAAGCAATGAAGCATTACCTTTTGTGCTGTTTGAACCGATGGACATAGTGACAGAATCTTAAACGCATCTTGGCTACCAAAGGAACTGGGTAAAACTGAAAGCGAATCAATCCTGCAACAATTTAAACAGATCAACAGAAGTCATCTTTCTACTCCGTACACACAACTCCCAATTCAATGACAATATTTGTGTTCATCGAACAAATAAACAGATGAAAAAATGAGAAGGTCATGAAACAACACCACTTGTTCCTTTCCAAGTTCCAACTTAGATATCGGATGGAACTTTGTTGTAAGATGTAAAGAGGAAATTTTAAGGTTTTGAACGTAAACACATTCAAAAGTGTAGATCCTACTTAAATGTTTTGATGAATTAAAACTTCTAATTTGTAGGCAACGCAAAATTAAGAAGGGTTAAAAAGTGAAAGATACACTTTTATATTGGAGATGAAAGAATGTGGATAACTTAAAACATGGGTATATGAAGGATAAGAGATCGTTTTCATCTATGAACTGCTATTTTATCAACATTTATCAATGTGCTTTGACTACTAAAaggttttaagaaaaaaaaaagagaatctCCGATCGCTCAACTCATAATTCAAAAAAGGAGAATGTGAGATTAACAAgaagaaaggagaaaaaagaatGGGAAGTAGATCAATGACTAAATAAGGTCATCAAGGATTAGGAAGAGATTTAAGTTTTGCCTTTGGTACACATACAAGATTGCTGCAGTGTCCAGCAATAAAAGCTACCTTCATTATCAAAATAAATTTAGAAAAGAACATAATGGTCAGCAAGGATCAATATTAGCTGAAATGCAGTTTACCAAGTTAAATGAAACACGATAAAATACAATGGGATAGGATGAGCTCAAATTTCACGCCTCTGGACAAATTTGTTGACCTAGAACCACGAAGGTAATAGGATTTTAAGTCAACAGAAACAACTTTACAGATTAAGTTCGTCGCGCATTTTCTGAAAGAAGTCAAAATAACTCCTCCCACTTAGGGACCCTTACCAGCTATTACGTTCTATGGCATCCTCAACAGCGGCATCCAACATCTCAATTATTGAAGGGTGAGCGAACGTAGAGTCGAGAGATATACCATCTGGATATCTGGACTAAAGTGGCATTCATGACCAGAACTTAATTAGAAAAAATCCAAGGAACACATGCAGCTAggcaaaaacaaagaaaaataccTGCAGGAATTGAGAAGGTTGCGGAATCCCAAGTTTTTGCAGAGCTTCATAAGTAATAAAAGAATTCTGCATTACCAAAAAAGAAAGTCATATATAATCACTTAAAAGGATCAACAAAAAATATTTAGAAAGATTTGAGTTTATTTAGTAAAACAGTCATTTACGTTCCTTCAGAGTAAGGAACCCCTTTCACTTCTCTATCTGAATAGGCTGtaataagtaatataaaatatATTCTTTGGAGACAAAAGAATTGTCTTTTATTTGCGTACAACTTGGTCTACAAAAGCTTTATCTGGTCATATCAATACCTATATTTGCTTCTACGAGGACAAAAATCTTTTCTTCTAATCACTTGGcatcaaattttaaaaataaagattCTAATGAAATATATGCCTCTAGACAAACTACATAGAATCTCCCTAAGGGATAAGAGTATCCAGATGAACGTGTTTTTCTTTGTGGAGCCATAGAAACACTCAGGTGTTTGAACTTGTTCAGGAGATATCATCTAACTCCAGAAACAAATGATACAGCCAGCCAAAAAAGTAGCCACTAAAAATAACTTCCCTTAAGTAACTGAAATGAAAAGTTCATCTCCAACTTCAAAGATATAAAGGTGCACCAACAAGTACTACTGGATCACATTGGAAAATTTGCATGTCGAAGCAAGGAACTAGAAGTTTAGGTCAAACATTAGTAGAAGGACAGTACAGATACCCACCTGCGAAAAGAAGGAATCTACACAGTCCTTTTGAGCCGTGGCAAAGACCTGAAGAAATGAAACAAAGGTAGAACAGCCAAAAAGAGTTATTGCGCACAAAAGAAAAGTGCAAAGACATAAAATTGAGATATAACACACAATAAATTAGGTCACATACGGAAGGTGTCCAATGAACTCCAGCACGAAGAGAGCCGAGAATCTCGCCTTCTTTGACTAAGCCATTAAACATGGACTGGAAAAATGAAGATTCAACAGCAACACCAACAGCTCCATCCATCTCTTGCAGTAAACTCTGCAAGGAGTTCCATAACGCTGACGTGTTCATTGGAACAAAAATGCCCCTAGCTGCACCACGGACCATTGCACTTACACGAGCAACATAGGCTGGTGTATACAATTGCCCACCTTCAAGCCTACCTTTTATCTAAACAAT
The sequence above is a segment of the Lycium barbarum isolate Lr01 chromosome 6, ASM1917538v2, whole genome shotgun sequence genome. Coding sequences within it:
- the LOC132600854 gene encoding E3 UFM1-protein ligase 1 homolog — translated: MDEELLELQKQFELAQQVKSTVRLSERNVVELVQKLHQLQIIDFDLLHTITGKEYITPEQLRNEIVAEINKLGRISLIDLADSTGVDLYHVEKQAHHVVSHDSSLMLINGEIISNTYWDTAAEEINERLQECSQIAIAEIAGQLQVGSELVVSILEPRLGTLIKGRLEGGQLYTPAYVARVSAMVRGAARGIFVPMNTSALWNSLQSLLQEMDGAVGVAVESSFFQSMFNGLVKEGEILGSLRAGVHWTPSVFATAQKDCVDSFFSQNSFITYEALQKLGIPQPSQFLQSRYPDGISLDSTFAHPSIIEMLDAAVEDAIERNSWIDSLSVLPSSFGSQDAFKILSLCPSVQTAQKSNKALILGDSYIFSNGFVKDLFDRMEKEMETLSIPGLVGAGPVDESRDNSTSEVNETSSDAGISKQASEKGSKKKKGKSSGNTKTAQAETGADYQESAPSKSKKSQRKGKVSSGSQTSSGARKDEDSLAISEEWVIQKITSLNPDFEEQGLDDPEMILLPLARHLRPLLLNSWKERRKAAFTDNSQNMKKLLDNLQKKLDESFLNMQLYEKALDLFEDDQSTSVLLHKHLLRTTGTSMVDTLLVNLDLLNKLKNGVPVEPQTPESISLSAGDRIALAKSLPGVLSAKAVATVEALEGKRVESFMSALREVAEESGLTLKKLDKKLERTLLHSYRKDLTSQVSAETDPVALLPQVISLLYVQVYGKALQAPGRAISACVSRLKDKLDESAFKTLVDYQSGTVSVLALMAAATGDEEDCTSDRILSKKEQLEELMPALKGLVLGTSQSQT